GGTAAGCAGTAGCAAGTAGCTCGTAACCTTTACCAAAGCGGTATGCATAGTTGATTTGGTATGCATTGTGTTGTGTGTTCATTTCATCGTTTTGCGATGCAGCATAACGACGGTAAGGGTTTGCTTGGTAATCAGCGTCAGTTAAACCCATGTAAGTTTCGTCAGAGCGCTCGTCTGAGTACTTTAACTTCATTTCTAGGCTGTGTGCTTCGTTATCACCAAAGTCAAAGCCAAACTTTAATAAGAAATCGTTCTTTTCGAAGCCTGTGTTGTCGCTACCTACAGGTAAATCTTTAAAGCCATCTGCACCGTAAGTAAATACTTCTACAAGGCCCGCAGCATTGTTTTTCTTTTTACCGAAGTAAGCATGACCTTTGTAGAAACCATCGCTACCAAGTTCTGCGTTAAGTAAACCTTTAGACCCTTCAGTTGGTAAGCTACGAGAAACTAAGTTTAAAACACCGCCTGTTGTACGCGGGCCATACTTAACAGATGCCGCACCTTTAAGTACTTCGATAGACTCCATACGACCCATAGTAGGGAAGTAGTAAGCAGAAGGTGCTGAGTAAGGTGCTGGTGCTACAAGTACACCATCTTCCATTACTGAGATTTTGTCGTTACGACCCGTACCCGTACCACGCATACCGATGTTAGGACGAAGGCCGTAGCCGTCTTCTTCTTGTACATATACACCTGGTACAGCACTTAAAACACGTGAGATATCAGTATATTCAAACTTTTCTAGTTCTTGCTCATCAATAAAAGTAGCAGAGCCAGGAATATCGTTAATTGCAGATGCAGAGCCAATTACAGTGATTTGCTCGAAGTTCTTCTCTTCTTTAGTTACATCTTTTGCAAAAGCATTAGCGCTTAAAGATAAAGCGACCGCAGTCGAAAGCGTAGAAACAATAAACTTAGGTGTCATTGTGTGTCCTGTATATGTTTAGATTTTTTTAACCGGCGCAATTAAAACATGTAAAATAATGCGAATCAATCCTATTTGTAATAAAACAGCTCTTAACTGTAAGTTTTTGAAATCAATCAAATATAAGAAATACAGTAGTATTGTATTACGATATTGGGTTTTGGCTTGGTGTTAAGTAAAACTTAACAAGGCGGAGCCATCAGCTCGTAGGTTGGGTAGAGCGAAGCGAAACCCAACGTTTCACTATTTTTTGCACAAAGAGAAAACAATGAGAAGTGAATGAGCAAGCTAATAGAAACAATTAGTTACTTTCCTCTTAAGCGCAGCGTCTCTTATCACTCTTTGTGAGTATTACTTTCTCTATGTAGCGCGAAGCGCCTCGATGCACTCTATGGTTCAATATTTTTTGCACAAAGAGAAGACAAGGAGAAGTGAATGAGTAACCCAATAAAACTATTAGTTACGTTTCTCTTAAGCGGAGCGTCTCTATACCTCTTTGTGAGTATTCAGTGGAGTACGCGATATAAAATCGCTGCGACAATTTTGAAAACTCGAAACTCGAAACTCGAAACTCGAAACTCGAAACTCGAAACTCGAAACTCGAAACTCGAAACTCGAAACTCGAAACTCGCTAACTCAAACCTACGTCAAACGTAGGGCGATGAATTCGGCGAGTTTGTCTACGGCGGTGCCGGGGTCGTCGGTACGTTTAATTAAACTAATACCGATTTGACCAAGCTCGGGGAGGTCTTTGGTTTGTATTTGGTAGTTAAGCTCATTCGGTACGGTGCTTTTTGCGAGTACCGTAATGCCTAAGCCTTCTTTTAATGCTGCAGTTAGACCAGTTAAGTCGGCATTACTGTAGGCAATGCGGTATTTAATACCCGCACTTTGTAGCGCCTCGATTGCGCGGCGGCGATAAATACATCCCTCTGGGGCGGTTACAAGCGTTACCACATCGTTTTGCGCAAGGTTTAAATCGCCCACCCATACTAGTTGGTCTTGCATAAAAATAGGGAACTTGGCTGATTCGAGCTCTTCGTTTAATGCCAACACTAAATCGAATTGATCTTGGCGCGAGACCGACAATAAATGCTTACTCAAACGAGAGCGCACTTCGAGCGATACGTCAGGGTATAGGGCCACGAAGTCACCAATGATCGACGGTAAAATACGTGCAGCAAATTCACTGGGGATCCCCAAGCGCACTTTACCTGTCACGTTTTCGCTGGTGAACTGCTGCAAAATGGCATCGTTTTGTTGCAGCATTTGCTTAGCTAATGGCATGAGCAGTTCGCCATATTGATTAAGCACTTGGCGCTGGCCTTGCTTTTTAAACAGCTTATGGCCCAGCATGTCTTCAAGGCGCTTTATTTGTAAGCTCACAGCCGGTTGCGATAGCCCTAATAATTCACCCGCTTTGGCAAATCCGCCAACTTCAACAACAGTGACTAAAGTACGTAAACTATCGGTAGAAATGTTTTTCATTAAAAAATTCTATTTATAGGGCTGTATATATAAGCATTATTTATCAATTGATAAATAATTACAATTTGTTGTTGCTAGCACGGCGCAATATACTTCAAGCATTAACGATTGATAGGTGTCACATATGACTTTTACGCCAATAATGTTTGCTCGCCACAGCCAAGCTGAGACCCCAGCAGACAACGTGCTACAAGCTAATAGCGATACTGCCATTATGGATTTTAGTGGCACTGAAGCAATCCCATTTTTAACGGCTATTTTAGGTCTTGATATTAATAAGCTAACCGCCAGCGGTTTAGGCTTACGTAGTTCATTAGACGATGACCTAACAAGCAGCTACGCTTATGCCCTGTATTACTTTAACGAAACTGCATTTCGTTTTGTATTAGGTAAAGATGCCAGCGTGCAATTACAGTCGCTTATTAATGAACAACAACTACGTTACGACATTGATTACGTAATGCGTGACGATTTAAGCGCGCTAACCCTAAGTGGTGAGCAGGCGTTTGATGCCTTGGTCGACAGCTTTAAGCTAACGCCGGGGCTGCGTTTATCAGACATGCGCAGTTGTTATGGTGCACAAAGCGGTGAGGTATTTATTACCGCCATAGATAACCAAGCAACACAGCAATTTCAGCTGGTGGCGCGCCAAGCAGAGCTTGATAAATGGCAAACGCACTTACAGCAGCTCGGCTTTGATTTAGCCTTAGCCAACGTTGCTTAAAAGATAAAATTTTTAAAACAGCTACGCACTTGGGTGTTTAGCTGTTTTTTAGTTACAAAATCGCAATTTGGGTGTGACAACTGTGCAACTAATGTATAATCGCCGCCCATGTTATTCCCCCTCATTAAATTGAGGCCACGCCCCACAACTTGTGGGTTAATTTAAAAGTGAAGGAATATTATGACTTCTAAAACAGTTTTACATGCTAAGCACCTTGAAGCTGGCGCAAAAATGGTTGATTTCCACGGCTGGGAAATGCCAATCAACTACGGCTCACAAATCGAAGAGCATAATGCGGTTCGCACAGATGCAGGTATGTTTGACGTATCTCACATGACTATTGTCGATATTCAAGGCGAGCAAGCACAAGCGTTCTTACGTAAGCTAGTTGCAAACGACGTTGCTAAGTTAACTGTACCAGGTAAAGCACTTTACACAGGTATGCTTAACGAAGAAGGCGGCGTAATCGACGACCTAATCATCTACTTCTTCTCAGAAACGAACTACCGTTTAGTAGTTAACTCAGCAACACGTGAAAAAGATTTAGCGCATTTAGCTAAAGTTTCGGCTGATTTCGCCGTAACGGTTACTGAGCGTCCAGAGTTTGCAATGATTGCCGTTCAAGGCCCTAACGCACGTGCTAAAACAGCAACAGTACTTAATGCAGAGCAACAAGCTGCTGTTGAAGGTATGAAGCCTTTCTTTGGTGTGCAAGCAGGTGATTTATTTATTGCGACAACAGGCTATACTGGCGAAGATGGTTATGAAATCGTAGTGCCTAACGATCAAGCTGCTGATTTATGGCAACAACTTCTAGACGCAGGCGTAGCGCCAGCAGGTCTAGGTGCACGTGATACGTTACGTCTTGAAGCGGGTATGAACCTTTACGGCCTAGATATGGACGAAAGTGTTTCTCCACTTGCTGCAAACATGGCGTGGACAATCGCATGGGAGCCAGAAGATCGTAAGTTTATCGGTCGTGAAGTATTAGAACAGCAACGCGCTGATAAGAGCACAGACAAACTAGTTGGTTTAGTGCTTGAAGAAAAAGGCGTATTGCGTAGCGGTTTAAAAGTCATCGTTGAAGGTGGTGAAGGGGTGATTACCTCTGGTACATTCTCACCAACTCTTGGTCATAGTGTTGCGCTAGCACGCGTTCCGCGTTCAACTGGCGAAACAGCCCAAGTAGAGATGCGTAAAAAACTGGTTAACGTTAAGGTTGTTAAACCTTGCTTTGTACGTAACGGCAAATCAGTTATCTAAACTATAAAAAATTTGGTGTTATCACCCAATATAAACCAAAGGAACAAAAAGATGAGCAATATCCCAAGCGAATTAAAATATGCTACTTCACACGAGTGGGTTCGCGACGAAGGTGACGGTACGTTTACTGTAGGTATCACTGAGCACGCACAAGAACTTCTTGGCGACATGGTATTCGTTGAATTACCAGAAGTTGGTGATGAAGTTGACGCGGGTGAAGACTGCGCAGTAGCTGAGTCTGTAAAAGCAGCATCAGACATCTACGCACCAATCGGCGGTGAAATCGTTGCAATCAACGAAGAGCTTGAAGATTCGCCTGAAACAGTAAATAACGACCCTTACACTGACGGTTGGTTATTCCGTATCAAAGCATCTGACACATCAGAGCTTGATAACCTGTTAGACGCTGAAGGCTACGCTAACACAATCGACGAAGACTAATTAATTAGTCACGCCGACTAAAAGCCCCTCATAAGTGGGGCTTTTATGATTTTATAGCTTACGTTTCCATACGCTGTAAGTTACTGAATCAACCTGTTTTTAAGTTATTGCCAGTTACCCATTGGCAGTAACCACTTTTTTTTGGATCATAGGAATCTGGACAAATGTCAAACGCCAAATCTCTTGAACAATTAGAGCAAAAGCAAGATTTTATTCGCCGTCACATTGGGCCAAGCCCAGCGCAAGTAAGCGACATGCTAAGCGCTCTTGGAGTATCGAGTGTTGAAGAGCTGATCGGTCAAACGGTACCTGCAAGCATTCGCTTAGAGCAAGGTTTATCAATTGGCGAAAGCCGCACTGAAGTTGAAACACTAAGCTACTTAAAATCAGTAGCAAGCAAAAATAAAGTGTTCAAATCATACATCGGTCAAGGCTACCACCCAACTCACGTACCACACGTAATTTTACGTAACGTACTTGAGAACCCAGGCTGGTACACTGCGTATACACCATACCAACCAGAGATTGCACAAGGTCGTTTAGAATCATTATTAAACTTCCAGACTATGACCCTAGACCTAACTGGTCTTGATTTAGCAAGCGCGTCATTACTTGACGAGTCAACGGCTGCTGCAGAAGCAATGGGCCTTGCAAAGCGTGTTGCTAAAGCTAAAAAAGCAAACATCTTCTTCATAGCTGATGACGTTCACACACAAACAATCGACGTTGTTGCTACACGTGCAGACCAGTTCGGTTTTGAAGTTGTTGTTGGTCCTGCAAGCGAAGCGGCTAATCATGAGATTTTTGGTGCATTATTCCAATACCCATCAACAACCGGTGAAATCACTGACGTAACTGACCTAATCGCACAAGTACAAGACAAAAAAGCGATTGCCTGTGTTGCTGCAGACATCATGAGCTTATTAATGCTTAAAGCACCAGGTAAACTAGGTGCAGACGTAGTACTTGGTTCAGCACAGCGTTTTGGTGTACCTATGGGTTACGGTGGTCCACACGCTGCATTCTTCGCAACACGCGACAAGTACAAGCGTTCACTACCAGGTCGTATTATCGGTGTTTCTAAAGACCGTTTAGGTAACGACGCACTACGTATGGCAATGCAAACACGTGAACAACACATTCGTCGTGAAAAAGCCAACTCAAACATCTGTACAGCGCAAGTACTACTAGCGAACATGGCAGCGTTCTATGCGGTTTACCATGGTCCACAAGGCCTTAAAACTATTGCTGAGCGTATCCACCGTTTTGCAGATATCTTAGCGGCAGGCTTAAAAGCGAAAGGTGTAAACCTTAAGCACGACACATGGTTCGATACACTGACTGTTGTTGCAGATAACAAAGACGAAATCGTTGCACGTGCAGTAGAGCACGGCGTTAACTTTGCGTCTAACCGCGCAGGTGAATACTCAATTTCTGTATCAGAAACAACAACGCGTGCAGACGTAGCAGAGCTATTCGACATCATCTTAGGTGAAGATCACGGCCTAAGCGTTGATGCGCTGGCAAACGAAATCGAAGTAAACGGCAGCAACTCTATTCCTGCAAGCCTAGTACGCGATGACGAAATTTTAACGCACCCTAACTTCAACTCGTACCACAGCGAGACTGAAATGTTGCGTTACATCAAGCGCCTAGAGAACAAAGATTTAGCGCTTAACCACTCAATGATCTCATTAGGTTCATGTACAATGAAACTTAATGCGACAGCTGAGATGATCCCAATCACTTGGCCTGAGTTTGCAAACTTACACCCATTCTGCCCACTTGATCAGGCAGCAGGTTACCAAATCATGATGACAGAACTACATGATTGGTTAGTAAATATCACAGGTTACGATGCAGTTTCACTACAACCTAACTCAGGTGCACAAGGTGAATACGCAGGCTTAATCGCGATTCGTAAATACCACGAGTCACGCGGTGAAGGTCACCGTAACGTATGTTTGATCCCAAGTTCAGCGCACGGTACAAACCCAGCGTCTGCACAAATGGCAAGCATGAAAATCGTGGTTGTTGACTGTGATAAAAACGGTAACGTTGATATGGCAGACCTTAAAGCGAAAGCCGAAGAGGTATCTGAAAACCTATCTTGTATCATGATCACTTATCCATCTACACACGGTGTTTACGAAGAAACAATTCGTGAAATCTGTGACATCGTGCATGAGCACGGCGGTCAAGTGTACATGGACGGCGCAAACATGAACGCGCAAGTAGGTGTTACAAGCCCAGGTTCAATCGGTTCTGACGTATCGCACCTTAACCTACACAAAACATTCTGTATTCCACACGGTGGTGGTGGTCCAGGTGTTGGCCCAATCGGTGTTAAATCTCACCTAGCGCCATTTATGCCTAACCACAGCGTAATTAATGTTGCTGGCACAAACATCGGTAACGGTGCGGTTTCTGCTGCCCCTTACGGCTCAGCAGCTATTTTACCTATCTCGTGGGCATACATTGCTATGATGGGCTCTGAAGGCTTAAAACAAGCAACAGAAATGGCTATCGTGAACGCTAACTACTTATCTGAGAAGCTAAGCGAGCACTTCCCAATTTTATACCGTGGCCGTAACAACCGCGTTGCGCACGAGTGTATTGTTGACCTACGCCCACTTAAAGAGCAAACAGGCATCACTGAAATGGATGTAGCTAAACGTCTACAAGACTACGGCTTCCATTCACCAACTATGTCATTCCCAGTAGCTGGCACACTAATGATTGAGCCAACTGAGTCTGAGTCTAAAGTTGAGATCGACCGTTTCATCGAAGCAATGGTGTCAATCAAGTCAGAAATCGACCGTATCGCATCTGGCGAATGGTCAATTGAAAACAACCCGCTAGTGTTTGCACCGCACACACAAGCAGACGTACTAGGGAATGAGTGGGATCGTGCATACGACCGTTTCTACGCAGCATTCCCAGTACCAAGCGTAGCAAAAGACAAATTCTGGCCTACAGTAACCCGTATCGACGACGTATACGGCGACCGTAACCTAGTTTGTTCATGCCCAGCGGTTGAGACATACCGTGACTAAGGTTTGATTAAATTCAAATGCCAAAAAGCCGTTGCAGCAATGCAACGGCTTTTTTGTGTTTTGGGGAAAGTTAGCGAGAGTAAAGGGGAAAGAGTAAAGGAGCTTTAAGCTATAAGTTTTAAGTAAGATTTTGCCTTACATTGTTATGGTTAACCCCGATACCGTAGGCGTGAAATTTATTTCGCCGCATTAGCGCTTGTTGTAGCTCAGGCTTTAGCCTGAAAGTATTTTTCAGGAATATATCGGGATAAATCCGTGACCTACATTAAAACCCTTATTCAAGGTTTTTGCCAGATTGCTGGCGGCAACCAAGGGGCGGCTGCCGCCGACCGTCTCTTGGAACCCCGCGGCGCCCCGAGTATCACGCGTAACCCTTCAAATCAATAATTGAAGTGAACGCAAGCGGCGAAAATAGGCCATCTACGGCCTAATTTCGCCTTATCGTGCATCCATGCACGATATATACTCATCAATTGCTTATTATCAAGGCATGATGACGGGGGGAGGTGTTAAACGTGAGATTGGGAGTTAGTCTTGGCAAAATTCAAGTGTTTATAAAATGTTTCAAAGAAATACATTACTCGATTTTTGTAAAGAAATTGGGTAATGTATTTTTTTTTATAGTAATCGGTATTAGAAAGTGGGAATAAAAGTTGGTTTATTTTTTATAATAAGTTTATTTATAAATTTTTATAGTTATGCAAGCTCTCCTGATTATTATCTGAATCAATGGTATCTATATGGTGGTGCATTAAATGATACTGAAGTAGGGGGAATTGGCTATGATAAATATCTTTTAGAAGGGATAGATGAAAGTAACGAAGTAGTAACAGTTATTTTATCTTCTGGTATAGACGTAAACCACGAAGACTTAAGTGGATCTATGTGGGTAAATGAAAACGAGATACCGTCAAATGGCATCGATGATGACAATAATGGATATATCGATGACATACATGGAATTAATCCAAGTCTTTTAAATGGGGATTTGATTGATGAATATGGATTTGGTACAGCTATGGCAGGAGTTATAGCTGGAACTAAAAACAATATCGGTATCAATGGCCTATCATCAAATAACAAAATTATAGGATGTAAGGTTTCCCCTGATGTTTACACTAGAGACTATATAAAGTGTATTGACTATATAATAGGTTTAAAAAATCAGCTTAACTTAAATATTGCTTCGGTTGTTTATGACTGGACATCGACTGGTTTGAAAATCGGGCAGTTAGATCATAATGTACTGTACGCTACCCAATTGACACACAACGCTATAAAGAAGCTAGAAGCTAATGATATCTTAGTTATAGCGCCAGCGAGATATGGCTTTGATTACCCTATTGATGGTGATACTGATTTTACTTTTAGTCTCCCACAAAGCTTACTAATGTCTAATACGATACTTGTATCAGGTATTTATTTAAATGGTTATTTAAATATGTCAGGTGGTAATAGTATTAGTACTTTCGCTGCATCCGATTA
Above is a window of Pseudoalteromonas shioyasakiensis DNA encoding:
- the gcvH gene encoding glycine cleavage system protein GcvH, which translates into the protein MSNIPSELKYATSHEWVRDEGDGTFTVGITEHAQELLGDMVFVELPEVGDEVDAGEDCAVAESVKAASDIYAPIGGEIVAINEELEDSPETVNNDPYTDGWLFRIKASDTSELDNLLDAEGYANTIDED
- the gcvP gene encoding aminomethyl-transferring glycine dehydrogenase, with the protein product MSNAKSLEQLEQKQDFIRRHIGPSPAQVSDMLSALGVSSVEELIGQTVPASIRLEQGLSIGESRTEVETLSYLKSVASKNKVFKSYIGQGYHPTHVPHVILRNVLENPGWYTAYTPYQPEIAQGRLESLLNFQTMTLDLTGLDLASASLLDESTAAAEAMGLAKRVAKAKKANIFFIADDVHTQTIDVVATRADQFGFEVVVGPASEAANHEIFGALFQYPSTTGEITDVTDLIAQVQDKKAIACVAADIMSLLMLKAPGKLGADVVLGSAQRFGVPMGYGGPHAAFFATRDKYKRSLPGRIIGVSKDRLGNDALRMAMQTREQHIRREKANSNICTAQVLLANMAAFYAVYHGPQGLKTIAERIHRFADILAAGLKAKGVNLKHDTWFDTLTVVADNKDEIVARAVEHGVNFASNRAGEYSISVSETTTRADVAELFDIILGEDHGLSVDALANEIEVNGSNSIPASLVRDDEILTHPNFNSYHSETEMLRYIKRLENKDLALNHSMISLGSCTMKLNATAEMIPITWPEFANLHPFCPLDQAAGYQIMMTELHDWLVNITGYDAVSLQPNSGAQGEYAGLIAIRKYHESRGEGHRNVCLIPSSAHGTNPASAQMASMKIVVVDCDKNGNVDMADLKAKAEEVSENLSCIMITYPSTHGVYEETIREICDIVHEHGGQVYMDGANMNAQVGVTSPGSIGSDVSHLNLHKTFCIPHGGGGPGVGPIGVKSHLAPFMPNHSVINVAGTNIGNGAVSAAPYGSAAILPISWAYIAMMGSEGLKQATEMAIVNANYLSEKLSEHFPILYRGRNNRVAHECIVDLRPLKEQTGITEMDVAKRLQDYGFHSPTMSFPVAGTLMIEPTESESKVEIDRFIEAMVSIKSEIDRIASGEWSIENNPLVFAPHTQADVLGNEWDRAYDRFYAAFPVPSVAKDKFWPTVTRIDDVYGDRNLVCSCPAVETYRD
- the gcvT gene encoding glycine cleavage system aminomethyltransferase GcvT, which encodes MTSKTVLHAKHLEAGAKMVDFHGWEMPINYGSQIEEHNAVRTDAGMFDVSHMTIVDIQGEQAQAFLRKLVANDVAKLTVPGKALYTGMLNEEGGVIDDLIIYFFSETNYRLVVNSATREKDLAHLAKVSADFAVTVTERPEFAMIAVQGPNARAKTATVLNAEQQAAVEGMKPFFGVQAGDLFIATTGYTGEDGYEIVVPNDQAADLWQQLLDAGVAPAGLGARDTLRLEAGMNLYGLDMDESVSPLAANMAWTIAWEPEDRKFIGREVLEQQRADKSTDKLVGLVLEEKGVLRSGLKVIVEGGEGVITSGTFSPTLGHSVALARVPRSTGETAQVEMRKKLVNVKVVKPCFVRNGKSVI
- a CDS encoding LysR family transcriptional regulator — protein: MKNISTDSLRTLVTVVEVGGFAKAGELLGLSQPAVSLQIKRLEDMLGHKLFKKQGQRQVLNQYGELLMPLAKQMLQQNDAILQQFTSENVTGKVRLGIPSEFAARILPSIIGDFVALYPDVSLEVRSRLSKHLLSVSRQDQFDLVLALNEELESAKFPIFMQDQLVWVGDLNLAQNDVVTLVTAPEGCIYRRRAIEALQSAGIKYRIAYSNADLTGLTAALKEGLGITVLAKSTVPNELNYQIQTKDLPELGQIGISLIKRTDDPGTAVDKLAEFIALRLT